A genomic stretch from Achromobacter spanius includes:
- a CDS encoding S24 family peptidase encodes MTFQERIKQAFEEEAARRADAGEPRLTKTDIWKAADASSGAATHWFNGSNGMDMATCMKVAPLLRVNPQWLYDGVGPKRKGPDGAPQVAASPPPAPWPFPDISEQDVRALPAAQLNALQGALALAIAQLKLGVNVAPTAAPLRNPTGAALRLHKPGGLVDMDHADDAFPMRIPGLPAPWEGGRTTHQAEREPKLRISTQEGVVANVGPGEPHAANDRFEKVPELSDVRLAAGDGIENDDETQTGVIQFRRSFLRSVGADAGKARVVYAKGDSMEPVIKDGAALLVVPNEDLTLRDLAGGGVYAINYDGKMIVKTVAKDKLTGRWVARSFNPAYPDIPLENGHPARVLGQIVWAGARLRDDEAGQWVRS; translated from the coding sequence ATGACCTTTCAGGAAAGAATTAAGCAGGCCTTCGAGGAAGAAGCGGCCCGTCGCGCGGACGCGGGCGAGCCACGCCTAACGAAAACAGACATTTGGAAGGCTGCGGACGCTTCATCCGGGGCTGCAACCCATTGGTTTAATGGGTCAAATGGCATGGATATGGCGACCTGCATGAAGGTCGCTCCACTATTGCGCGTCAACCCGCAGTGGCTGTACGACGGAGTGGGACCAAAGCGCAAGGGCCCAGACGGAGCCCCCCAAGTTGCAGCTAGCCCGCCGCCCGCGCCATGGCCCTTCCCCGACATTTCCGAACAGGACGTGCGCGCGCTTCCGGCGGCTCAATTGAACGCGCTGCAAGGAGCTCTCGCGCTGGCCATTGCCCAGCTAAAGCTTGGTGTCAATGTTGCACCCACGGCCGCCCCATTGCGAAACCCGACTGGCGCGGCTCTGCGCTTGCACAAACCCGGCGGCCTGGTCGACATGGACCACGCCGACGACGCCTTCCCCATGCGGATCCCCGGGTTGCCAGCTCCATGGGAAGGCGGACGCACGACGCATCAAGCAGAGCGCGAGCCCAAGCTTCGGATAAGCACGCAGGAAGGCGTGGTAGCTAATGTTGGACCAGGCGAGCCACACGCCGCAAACGATAGGTTCGAGAAGGTCCCGGAACTATCAGATGTTCGGTTGGCGGCGGGCGATGGAATCGAGAACGACGACGAGACTCAAACCGGCGTGATCCAGTTCCGTAGATCGTTCCTTCGGTCTGTTGGCGCCGACGCCGGAAAGGCTCGCGTGGTGTACGCAAAAGGCGACAGTATGGAACCGGTCATCAAAGATGGCGCCGCCCTGCTCGTCGTCCCGAACGAAGACCTGACGCTGCGCGACTTGGCCGGCGGCGGCGTCTATGCCATCAACTATGACGGCAAGATGATCGTCAAGACGGTGGCCAAGGACAAGCTGACGGGGCGGTGGGTCGCTCGTTCGTTCAACCCAGCCTACCCCGATATCCCTCTGGAAAATGGGCATCCTGCCCGTGTTCTTGGTCAGATCGTCTGGGCTGGCGCCAGGCTGCGGGATGACGAGGCTGGGCAGTGGGTGCGGTCGTGA
- a CDS encoding DUF1367 family protein, with product MADITLVRQQPAQASEQEKEAARRMIFGMVDGLGERGRKQWRRLWNQLVRLEPGEMLSITTHKERTGWYHRKHMALESALFEAQERFEEFEAFRAWLKTGSGFVDWYPGPKGGVIPVPRSISYAKLEQADMEQFHDDAVAFLRTSHAQKTMWPHLPAARASEMLELVLQGFGE from the coding sequence ATGGCCGACATCACACTGGTTCGTCAGCAACCCGCCCAAGCTTCCGAACAGGAAAAGGAAGCCGCTCGACGGATGATCTTCGGCATGGTCGACGGCCTGGGTGAGCGCGGGCGCAAGCAATGGCGCCGTCTGTGGAATCAGCTTGTGCGGCTTGAGCCGGGCGAGATGCTGTCGATCACGACGCACAAAGAGCGCACGGGCTGGTACCACCGAAAGCACATGGCGTTGGAATCCGCGCTGTTCGAGGCGCAGGAGCGCTTTGAAGAGTTCGAAGCGTTCCGAGCTTGGCTCAAGACCGGCAGCGGTTTCGTTGACTGGTATCCCGGCCCGAAGGGCGGAGTGATCCCGGTGCCGCGCTCGATCAGCTATGCAAAGCTGGAGCAGGCGGACATGGAGCAATTCCACGATGACGCCGTTGCCTTCCTGCGCACTTCGCATGCCCAAAAAACTATGTGGCCGCATCTGCCGGCCGCGCGCGCCAGCGAAATGCTGGAACTCGTCTTGCAAGGATTCGGCGAATGA
- a CDS encoding Ref family recombination enhancement nuclease, with protein MKGRNPSAEQKRFWDLLVKNIGCVASRMDGFFDGHCSIHHIDGRTKPNAHWLVLPLSAGNHQDGTGAPGRIAVHPWKARFEARYGRQRDLLVWCIEQLQAQGLDVPDGALRAVGMLEQA; from the coding sequence ATGAAAGGCCGTAACCCCTCCGCCGAACAAAAGCGATTCTGGGACCTGCTGGTCAAGAACATTGGTTGCGTGGCTTCCCGCATGGATGGCTTCTTTGATGGCCACTGTTCCATCCACCACATCGATGGACGCACGAAGCCCAACGCGCATTGGTTGGTGCTGCCACTGTCCGCTGGGAACCACCAGGACGGCACTGGTGCGCCTGGCCGCATCGCCGTCCATCCCTGGAAGGCTCGATTCGAGGCCCGCTACGGGCGTCAACGCGATCTGTTGGTCTGGTGCATTGAACAACTCCAGGCTCAAGGCTTGGATGTCCCTGACGGCGCCCTGCGTGCTGTTGGGATGCTGGAGCAAGCATGA
- a CDS encoding GIY-YIG nuclease family protein, with the protein MNYYPHQKTDFTTGTKISRLPAVYALATANMEFIKIGKTMSIKQRLINIQSGCPFELSLWLTIRTPKAAEVERAAHGLLAHCRTRGEWFAPSGKDLDLIAAFFHATNLNVREAARALL; encoded by the coding sequence ATGAATTATTACCCGCACCAGAAAACTGACTTCACGACCGGCACGAAGATTAGCCGGCTGCCTGCGGTCTATGCGCTGGCCACGGCCAATATGGAATTCATAAAAATTGGCAAGACGATGTCTATCAAGCAACGTCTCATCAACATTCAAAGCGGCTGCCCGTTTGAGTTGTCCCTGTGGTTGACGATACGGACACCGAAGGCGGCCGAGGTGGAGCGGGCGGCACATGGCCTGCTTGCCCATTGCCGAACGCGGGGCGAATGGTTCGCGCCCTCGGGCAAGGATCTTGATCTGATCGCCGCGTTCTTTCACGCGACCAACTTGAACGTGAGGGAGGCGGCCCGTGCACTACTTTAA
- a CDS encoding YdaU family protein: MHYFKRNIGDYHKKAGRLSMLEHGAYTLLIDSCYDRERFPTMDEAIDWCWARTDEEIAAVRFVLGKFFELVEGRYVQARIQEEIDAYHAKALKNKEIAEEREAKRRTAREKPCTERAHGVNDSPPNQEPRTKNQQPDKEPPPSPRKRGNGFDASAIDLPNWLDREDWQGWVADRKARKKPVTQEAAKLQLKQLADLRAEGHQPSAVIANSIASGYQGLYPPRTQTRTKSNGGTAHGNFSQQDYHAGVAADGTF, from the coding sequence GTGCACTACTTTAAACGCAACATTGGCGACTATCACAAGAAGGCCGGCCGCCTATCCATGCTTGAGCACGGTGCGTACACGCTTCTAATTGATTCGTGCTACGACCGTGAACGCTTCCCCACGATGGATGAGGCAATCGACTGGTGCTGGGCTCGTACGGACGAAGAAATAGCGGCAGTTCGGTTCGTTCTTGGGAAGTTCTTTGAGCTGGTTGAGGGGCGGTACGTGCAAGCCCGCATCCAGGAAGAAATCGACGCATATCACGCCAAGGCGTTGAAGAACAAAGAGATCGCAGAAGAGCGTGAGGCAAAGCGCCGCACGGCTCGTGAAAAGCCGTGCACGGAACGTGCACATGGCGTGAACGATTCGCCACCTAACCAAGAACCAAGAACCAAGAACCAACAACCAGATAAAGAACCACCCCCTAGCCCCCGCAAGCGGGGGAATGGATTTGATGCGTCGGCCATCGATCTGCCGAACTGGCTTGATCGCGAAGACTGGCAAGGCTGGGTTGCTGACCGAAAGGCCCGCAAGAAGCCGGTGACGCAAGAAGCGGCCAAGCTCCAGCTAAAGCAGCTTGCCGACTTACGTGCCGAAGGGCACCAGCCTAGCGCGGTGATCGCGAACAGCATCGCCAGCGGATACCAGGGGCTTTACCCGCCCCGAACTCAAACCCGAACGAAATCGAATGGAGGGACAGCGCATGGAAACTTCAGCCAGCAGGACTACCACGCCGGGGTTGCAGCCGATGGCACGTTTTAA
- a CDS encoding ATP-binding protein: METSASRTTTPGLQPMARFKTEQSTQRCEQHGEYTAITYMGHTSGCPACIKQQQEREASEAHAKWMLELRQRRANELLGRAAIPPRFADRTLENFVPHADGPKRALAVAKGFADGFDECLKTGQSIVFCGGVGAGKTHLAVGVCHEVIKQDRVAVFTSVIGAVRSIKDTYRKGSELTEAEAIQNLVEPDLLVLDEVGVQFGSETEKMYLFEVINGRYQALKPTIVISNLAKEALTEYLGERVIDRLREGGGRMVVFDWPSYRRQA, encoded by the coding sequence ATGGAAACTTCAGCCAGCAGGACTACCACGCCGGGGTTGCAGCCGATGGCACGTTTTAAAACCGAGCAATCCACACAGCGCTGCGAGCAGCACGGGGAATACACGGCCATAACGTACATGGGCCATACGTCCGGCTGCCCCGCTTGCATTAAGCAGCAGCAAGAGCGCGAGGCGAGCGAGGCGCATGCCAAGTGGATGCTGGAGTTGCGCCAGCGCCGCGCCAACGAATTGCTGGGCCGCGCTGCAATCCCGCCGCGGTTCGCCGACAGGACGTTGGAGAACTTCGTGCCGCATGCGGACGGACCCAAGAGGGCTCTTGCGGTGGCTAAGGGCTTCGCAGATGGCTTCGATGAATGCCTGAAGACCGGCCAGAGCATAGTTTTCTGCGGCGGCGTAGGGGCCGGGAAAACGCATCTGGCCGTTGGGGTGTGCCACGAGGTCATTAAGCAAGATCGTGTAGCCGTGTTTACGTCGGTCATCGGCGCCGTTCGATCGATCAAGGACACGTATCGGAAGGGTTCCGAGCTGACTGAGGCAGAAGCAATTCAAAACCTCGTGGAACCTGACCTTCTGGTCTTGGACGAGGTTGGTGTGCAGTTCGGCAGCGAAACCGAAAAGATGTACCTGTTCGAAGTGATTAACGGCCGATATCAGGCGCTGAAGCCCACGATCGTCATCAGCAATTTGGCTAAAGAAGCGCTAACCGAATACTTGGGCGAGCGTGTCATTGATCGCCTGCGCGAGGGTGGCGGCCGGATGGTGGTGTTCGACTGGCCCAGCTATAGGAGGCAAGCATGA
- a CDS encoding endonuclease, protein MVIVDLPWPPKELSPNHRGHWAPVSKAKSGYRTAARLLARSALSKADGFSQFKAVRLAYEFFPPQARAYDRDNLAARMKAATDGIADAIGMNDRGFHFAPAEIREKVKGGMVRVTIEQVTP, encoded by the coding sequence ATGGTAATTGTCGACTTGCCCTGGCCGCCCAAGGAACTGAGCCCCAACCACCGCGGGCACTGGGCGCCAGTATCTAAGGCGAAGAGCGGCTATCGAACGGCTGCCAGGCTTCTTGCGCGGTCCGCCCTATCCAAGGCTGACGGTTTTAGCCAATTCAAAGCCGTCCGGCTGGCATATGAGTTCTTCCCGCCCCAGGCGCGCGCCTACGACCGCGACAACTTGGCGGCCCGCATGAAGGCAGCGACCGATGGCATTGCTGACGCTATCGGGATGAATGACCGTGGGTTCCATTTCGCGCCCGCCGAAATTCGAGAAAAAGTGAAGGGCGGAATGGTCCGGGTAACTATCGAACAGGTGACGCCATGA
- a CDS encoding PBSX family phage terminase large subunit, whose translation MTTAEIQLPPKLIPVFSGQARYRGAHGGRGSGKTRSFALMTAVRAYIFAEAGASGVILCGREFMNSLEDSSMEEVKQAIRSVPWLDAYFEIGEKYVRTKNRRVSYVFAGLRHNVDSIKSKARILIAWVDEAESVSKIAWQKLAPTVRESGSEIWITWNPEKDGSPTDERFRKNPPTGAKIVELNYTDNPWFPAELEQERLDDRDRLDDQTYAWIWDGAYRENSEAQILAGKYRVAEFEFDQFDGPYFGVDWGFSQDPTAGVRCGIHDQRLYIEYEAGKVGLENDDIAKFMIERLPGVERHTVRADSARPETISHVKSNGNGTRLALPRIVGVEKWKGSVEDGISHLRSYKEIIIHPRCVKTLHEARTYSYKVDRLTGDVLTEIVDKNNHYIDATRYALGPLIKRRGAVGMLLPGR comes from the coding sequence GTGACGACGGCTGAGATCCAACTTCCGCCGAAGCTGATACCTGTATTCAGTGGGCAGGCACGATACAGGGGTGCGCATGGCGGGCGGGGATCGGGGAAGACTCGCTCGTTCGCGTTGATGACTGCTGTACGTGCGTATATTTTCGCGGAGGCCGGCGCGTCTGGCGTTATCTTGTGCGGCCGCGAGTTCATGAATAGCCTGGAAGATTCCTCTATGGAGGAGGTCAAACAGGCGATTCGATCCGTGCCCTGGCTTGATGCCTACTTCGAGATTGGTGAGAAGTACGTACGGACCAAGAACCGCCGCGTTTCATACGTCTTCGCCGGTCTTCGTCACAACGTGGACAGCATTAAATCCAAGGCGCGCATCCTTATAGCCTGGGTGGATGAGGCCGAAAGCGTCAGCAAGATCGCCTGGCAGAAGCTGGCCCCCACCGTCCGCGAATCTGGCTCCGAAATCTGGATCACCTGGAACCCGGAGAAGGACGGCAGCCCCACGGATGAGCGGTTTCGCAAGAATCCGCCGACCGGCGCCAAGATTGTCGAGCTCAATTACACGGACAACCCATGGTTCCCTGCTGAACTTGAGCAGGAACGGCTGGATGACCGCGATCGGCTGGATGACCAGACATATGCCTGGATTTGGGACGGCGCGTATCGCGAGAACAGTGAAGCGCAGATCCTGGCAGGTAAGTACCGGGTCGCGGAATTTGAGTTCGACCAGTTCGATGGGCCGTATTTCGGCGTTGATTGGGGATTCTCTCAGGACCCGACAGCCGGCGTGCGGTGCGGCATTCATGACCAAAGGCTTTATATCGAGTACGAGGCCGGCAAGGTTGGCCTGGAAAACGACGACATTGCCAAGTTCATGATCGAACGTCTGCCGGGCGTCGAGCGCCACACGGTGCGCGCTGACTCAGCCAGGCCGGAGACGATCAGCCACGTAAAGAGCAACGGCAACGGCACGCGCCTGGCGCTGCCTAGAATCGTTGGCGTGGAGAAGTGGAAGGGCAGCGTTGAGGACGGCATCAGCCATCTTCGCAGCTACAAGGAAATCATCATCCATCCTCGCTGCGTCAAGACGCTGCACGAGGCCCGGACCTACAGCTACAAGGTGGACCGCCTGACTGGCGATGTTCTCACCGAGATCGTAGACAAAAACAATCACTACATAGACGCGACACGTTATGCGCTGGGGCCGCTGATCAAGCGCCGCGGCGCCGTCGGCATGCTTCTCCCAGGACGGTAA
- a CDS encoding anti-CBASS protein Acb1 family protein → MSDTNNSDQLQLAVNAALSHAQIARARMGLLGGQGIDNKRPQAWCEYGFPEEIGFADFYALYRRGGIAHGAIGKITSACWKTNPWVIEGDDQDNATDETAWERGNKQVFTPKFWRSVAEADKRRLVGRYSGLLLQVRDSGRWDEPIKRKGSQLVKMIPTWAGSLKPAGFNTNAQDEGYGTVTKWQYTEYGMEGSAGRKVDIHPDRVFILGDASCDAIGFLEPAYNAFVSLEKVEGGSGESFLKNASRQLSVSYDKDVDLGSIAQAYGVSLDQLQARFNEAAREVNRGNDALLVTQGATVNPLVTAVADPGPTYNVNLQTAGAALDIPSKILVGMQTGERASSEDQKYFNARCQSRRADLGMEIHDLVEHLTRIGVVKQIAEYTVMWDDLTEATQADKLGNAKLMSEINQTAQSSGAEVFTTDEIREAAGYDASDDTEPLPDEDEDDDGPITDPAE, encoded by the coding sequence ATGTCAGACACGAACAACAGCGACCAGCTTCAGTTGGCGGTGAATGCCGCACTGAGCCATGCGCAGATCGCCCGCGCCCGTATGGGCCTGCTGGGCGGCCAGGGGATCGACAACAAGCGGCCCCAGGCCTGGTGCGAGTACGGTTTCCCCGAAGAGATCGGGTTTGCCGACTTCTACGCGCTGTATCGCCGTGGCGGCATCGCTCACGGCGCCATAGGAAAGATCACGTCCGCGTGCTGGAAGACGAATCCTTGGGTGATCGAGGGCGACGACCAGGACAACGCGACCGATGAGACCGCTTGGGAGCGCGGCAACAAGCAGGTGTTCACGCCGAAGTTCTGGCGCTCGGTGGCCGAGGCCGACAAACGCCGTCTGGTGGGTCGTTACTCGGGCCTGTTGCTGCAAGTGCGCGACAGCGGCCGCTGGGATGAGCCCATCAAGCGCAAAGGCTCGCAACTGGTCAAGATGATCCCGACCTGGGCGGGTAGCCTCAAGCCAGCCGGGTTCAATACCAACGCCCAGGATGAGGGATACGGCACTGTCACCAAGTGGCAGTACACCGAATACGGAATGGAAGGGAGCGCCGGCCGCAAGGTGGATATTCACCCAGACCGCGTTTTCATCCTGGGCGATGCCTCATGTGACGCCATCGGCTTCCTGGAACCGGCCTACAACGCCTTCGTCAGCCTGGAAAAGGTTGAAGGTGGATCGGGCGAATCCTTCCTGAAGAACGCCTCGCGCCAACTGTCGGTCAGCTATGACAAGGACGTGGACCTAGGCAGCATCGCGCAGGCCTATGGCGTTTCGCTGGACCAGTTGCAGGCGCGCTTCAATGAGGCGGCCCGTGAGGTCAATCGCGGCAACGACGCTTTGCTGGTTACGCAGGGCGCCACGGTCAACCCGCTGGTTACCGCCGTTGCCGACCCTGGCCCGACCTACAACGTCAATCTCCAAACCGCCGGCGCCGCGCTGGATATCCCCAGCAAGATCCTGGTCGGGATGCAGACCGGCGAGCGCGCCAGTTCGGAAGACCAGAAGTACTTCAATGCACGCTGTCAGTCTCGGCGCGCCGACCTGGGTATGGAAATCCACGACCTGGTGGAGCATCTGACGCGCATCGGCGTGGTCAAGCAAATCGCCGAATACACGGTGATGTGGGACGACCTGACCGAAGCCACGCAGGCCGACAAGCTGGGCAACGCCAAGCTGATGAGCGAGATCAACCAGACCGCCCAAAGCTCAGGCGCAGAGGTGTTCACCACGGACGAAATCCGCGAGGCGGCAGGATACGACGCCAGCGACGACACCGAGCCATTGCCCGACGAAGACGAGGACGACGATGGCCCGATCACCGATCCTGCCGAGTAA
- a CDS encoding phage minor head protein encodes MKDFDRRMRRIRNGYVEALGRIPAEPVVNKSYTFRLDQALLSSIFADTDRLVDEILLEGGERNLWLFESYVGVAYQRGTAQEFANLGQQSPAYKAGRDSLQALLRSEPYQARLSLVRARQFEEMKGLSGQVKADMSRILSDGIGRGLNPRDIARNLTEQTGIEARRGHRIARTEVPMALRRARWDEQDQAQEDYGTQAKLMHMSALSPTTRRTHARRHAKLFTSEETREWYARDANAINCKCSQVSVLVDEKGEPLVPAIVDRARKNYQVMKDKGNGPWADDKE; translated from the coding sequence ATGAAGGACTTTGACCGTCGCATGCGGCGGATTCGAAATGGCTACGTTGAGGCGCTTGGCCGTATTCCAGCCGAGCCGGTCGTGAACAAGAGCTACACGTTTAGGCTTGATCAGGCGCTGCTGTCGTCGATCTTCGCTGACACGGACCGCCTCGTTGACGAGATCCTGCTGGAAGGCGGGGAGCGCAACCTTTGGCTGTTTGAGTCGTATGTGGGAGTGGCGTACCAGCGCGGTACAGCGCAGGAGTTCGCCAACCTTGGCCAGCAGTCGCCGGCCTACAAGGCTGGACGTGACTCGTTGCAAGCCTTGCTCAGGTCCGAGCCATATCAGGCGCGTCTTTCTCTAGTGCGAGCGCGCCAGTTTGAAGAAATGAAAGGCCTGTCCGGGCAGGTCAAGGCGGACATGTCTCGCATCCTGTCCGACGGTATCGGCCGGGGCTTGAACCCGCGCGACATCGCCAGGAATTTGACCGAGCAGACGGGCATAGAAGCCCGCCGCGGTCACCGCATCGCGCGTACCGAGGTGCCCATGGCCCTCCGCCGCGCGCGGTGGGATGAACAGGACCAAGCCCAGGAAGACTACGGCACCCAGGCGAAGCTGATGCACATGTCCGCGCTCAGCCCAACCACGCGGCGGACGCATGCCCGCCGGCACGCGAAGCTATTCACTAGCGAAGAAACACGCGAGTGGTACGCACGCGACGCCAACGCCATCAACTGCAAGTGCAGCCAAGTATCGGTCCTGGTGGACGAGAAGGGCGAGCCCCTTGTGCCTGCGATTGTCGACCGGGCGCGCAAGAACTACCAGGTGATGAAAGACAAAGGCAACGGCCCCTGGGCCGATGACAAGGAATAG
- a CDS encoding major capsid protein, with protein MAFYVDKKGLEANSGLKKQHQFIVNARTANWDHETGLMKAAGLEVNEARIPGEVWRDFDTQTKTLMLSDEGGVLLNDLMPLARNVHIGKIVSEYRRYGADELEVRSSIDGQHRKPVNHVSFDYDGAIVLVHSTQVGRIWRELEGMRSEGYDALLDDQAAATRFVRKRTVENFVDGTPDLTYKNYQAYGIKNNPNTIALDLGAAGLNVDLTSPTLTFAQAWGAFVAALQALQGQGNNAVGNVTFYISDEIWFNLLRIANPGTSNVETILQGLQRIPGVAGFKRTDTVTGNEFLAIILSSEYIRPVVGMPVTTTPIPRVTPMDDWHVLVWGASGLQVKADSQGRSGVLYASAA; from the coding sequence ATGGCTTTTTACGTAGACAAAAAGGGCCTGGAAGCGAATTCCGGCCTCAAGAAGCAGCACCAGTTCATCGTGAACGCACGTACCGCGAACTGGGACCACGAGACCGGCCTGATGAAGGCCGCCGGCCTGGAAGTGAACGAGGCGCGCATCCCGGGAGAGGTGTGGCGTGACTTCGACACGCAGACCAAGACGCTGATGCTGTCCGATGAGGGCGGCGTGTTGCTGAACGACCTGATGCCCCTGGCGCGCAACGTCCACATCGGCAAGATCGTCAGCGAATACCGACGCTACGGCGCGGATGAGCTGGAAGTCCGGTCCAGCATCGACGGCCAGCACCGCAAGCCCGTGAACCATGTCAGCTTTGACTATGACGGCGCGATCGTTCTGGTTCATTCCACTCAAGTCGGCCGCATCTGGCGCGAGCTGGAAGGCATGCGCTCGGAAGGCTACGACGCTCTGCTGGATGACCAGGCTGCGGCCACGCGCTTCGTCCGCAAGCGCACCGTTGAGAACTTCGTCGATGGAACGCCCGACCTGACGTACAAGAACTACCAAGCCTACGGTATCAAGAACAACCCGAACACCATCGCGTTGGACTTGGGCGCCGCCGGCCTGAACGTGGATCTGACGAGCCCGACGCTGACCTTTGCCCAGGCATGGGGCGCCTTCGTCGCTGCGCTGCAAGCGCTCCAGGGCCAGGGCAACAACGCCGTTGGCAATGTCACGTTCTACATCTCGGACGAGATCTGGTTCAACCTTCTGCGTATCGCCAACCCGGGCACCAGCAACGTCGAAACCATTCTCCAGGGCCTGCAACGCATTCCCGGTGTGGCTGGCTTCAAGCGCACGGACACGGTGACCGGCAATGAATTCCTGGCCATCATCTTGTCCAGCGAATACATCCGCCCGGTCGTCGGAATGCCCGTCACCACCACGCCGATCCCGCGTGTCACGCCGATGGACGATTGGCACGTGCTGGTGTGGGGCGCCTCCGGCTTGCAAGTCAAGGCTGACTCGCAGGGCCGCAGCGGCGTGCTGTACGCCAGCGCGGCATAA
- a CDS encoding DUF7370 family protein, whose translation MVTIDQAKQYLEGQGIVLPDFVLAALVAQANSIQECLDEHYTPETALLIQLYLLSLMGLGQGDRYISSQTAPSGASRSFRYQGFADRWSGALSLLRGLDKYGCASELIPPDPTKKAFGGMWIAKGGCQE comes from the coding sequence ATGGTGACGATCGACCAAGCCAAGCAGTATCTGGAAGGCCAGGGGATCGTCCTGCCGGATTTCGTCCTGGCTGCGCTAGTCGCCCAGGCAAACAGCATCCAGGAATGTCTGGATGAACATTACACGCCGGAAACGGCGCTTCTGATCCAGTTGTACCTGCTGAGCCTGATGGGTCTAGGGCAGGGGGATCGCTACATCAGCAGCCAGACGGCGCCCAGCGGCGCGTCGCGCTCGTTCCGGTATCAGGGATTTGCCGACCGATGGAGCGGTGCGCTGTCGCTGCTGCGCGGCCTGGACAAGTACGGGTGCGCTTCCGAGCTGATCCCACCTGACCCGACCAAGAAGGCGTTTGGGGGCATGTGGATCGCCAAGGGCGGGTGCCAAGAATGA
- a CDS encoding phage tail termination protein, producing the protein MFDAFTDWLKAVVGDGYLYSRGMWIDSPSVNGAFIASVQQMGGSAPDVEDRVIRFKVILLGPRDGRKHVVAVEQTMESLAQAALGDSSPCGAASVRAVGEAVGPGYTSENRPWYSLDFEVLL; encoded by the coding sequence GTGTTTGACGCCTTCACTGATTGGCTCAAGGCGGTCGTTGGCGACGGATACCTGTACAGCCGCGGCATGTGGATTGACAGCCCGTCCGTCAACGGCGCCTTCATCGCCTCCGTTCAACAAATGGGCGGTTCCGCACCGGATGTCGAAGACCGCGTTATCCGCTTCAAAGTGATCCTGCTAGGCCCGCGTGACGGGCGCAAGCATGTCGTCGCTGTCGAACAAACCATGGAATCACTGGCCCAGGCCGCATTAGGCGATTCGTCGCCCTGCGGCGCTGCGTCCGTGCGCGCGGTCGGCGAAGCCGTCGGCCCCGGCTACACGAGCGAGAACCGCCCCTGGTACTCGCTTGATTTTGAAGTGCTTTTATAA
- a CDS encoding phage tail tube protein, with amino-acid sequence MATCKNQKYVGRDVVLEYHIGCGDQLPAETDWKRFAALRTKEFTLEWETADTTADDSVGALRENIATFQTLSISGDGTAKASGTGSENLIEITKHVARPDATGGQPVAWMRMTFPDLTFTAFMLVSNMSRSAPFDDVVTFSLEASATGSDYGLIVEDTPNPDAADPTSVEVIPSTLSLTVGESFDAEGIVLPVGAPQGLRWTSSNPAMATVNQVTGQILAVSAGAVTITAASSVAPAVTNTIALTVVPLVQAINVSPTSVSVDEGATQALTASVSPSGAASGLVYESAAPAVATVSNVGLVTGVTEGTTTVKITSAARPSVSVTVPVTVTAP; translated from the coding sequence ATGGCTACTTGCAAGAACCAGAAGTATGTTGGCCGTGACGTGGTCCTGGAATACCACATCGGCTGCGGCGACCAACTGCCCGCTGAAACCGACTGGAAGCGCTTTGCCGCTCTCCGCACGAAGGAATTCACCCTGGAATGGGAAACCGCCGACACCACGGCTGACGACTCGGTCGGAGCTCTGCGCGAGAACATCGCCACCTTCCAGACGCTCAGCATTTCCGGCGACGGCACGGCCAAGGCGTCCGGGACCGGATCGGAAAACCTGATCGAAATCACCAAGCATGTCGCGCGCCCCGATGCTACTGGCGGCCAGCCTGTGGCTTGGATGCGCATGACGTTTCCGGATCTGACGTTCACGGCGTTCATGCTGGTGTCGAACATGAGCCGTAGCGCTCCGTTTGACGACGTAGTGACGTTCAGCCTGGAAGCGAGCGCCACGGGCAGCGACTATGGCCTGATTGTCGAAGACACGCCCAACCCGGACGCCGCGGATCCGACGAGCGTGGAGGTCATCCCGTCCACCCTGAGCCTGACGGTGGGTGAGTCGTTCGACGCGGAAGGCATCGTCCTGCCGGTCGGTGCGCCGCAAGGTCTGCGCTGGACGTCGTCCAACCCTGCAATGGCAACCGTCAACCAGGTTACTGGCCAGATCCTGGCGGTTTCCGCAGGCGCGGTCACGATCACCGCGGCATCCAGCGTGGCGCCGGCAGTGACCAACACGATTGCGCTGACCGTTGTGCCGTTGGTGCAAGCTATCAATGTGTCGCCCACTTCGGTATCGGTTGACGAAGGTGCGACGCAAGCCCTGACGGCCTCCGTTTCGCCGTCCGGGGCTGCTTCAGGCTTGGTGTACGAAAGCGCGGCGCCGGCCGTTGCTACCGTCAGCAATGTCGGCCTGGTCACTGGCGTGACTGAAGGCACAACCACCGTCAAGATCACCAGCGCGGCGCGCCCGTCGGTGAGCGTGACCGTTCCGGTGACCGTCACGGCGCCGTAA